The Humulus lupulus chromosome 4, drHumLupu1.1, whole genome shotgun sequence genome has a window encoding:
- the LOC133832939 gene encoding uncharacterized protein LOC133832939 → MPQPPMHQASSSQQLRPQQSMNQAPPERPNELQAALLTLTNTQTQFMTETHSSIRNLEMQVGQLENMLQSRPQGNLPSNTEVNPKEQCNAISLRSGKKLEEPVKKSIPAPKVEVENEGKVEEEVIEDLEKNQSPRKMDDYETVVLTEECSAILQRKLPQKLRDPGSFTIPCTIGKFESMNALCDLGASINLMPLSVFRRLKLGEARPTTVTLQLADRSIAHPRGIIEDVLVKVDKVDVVNDCQDSIGKKKKKAKE, encoded by the exons ATGCCTCAGCCACCAATGCATCAAGCCTCTTCATCACAACAGCTTAGGCCTCAACAGTCAATGAATCAAGCTCCACCTGAAAGGCCTAATGAATTGCAAGCTGCATTATTGactctcaccaacactcaaacaCAGTTTATGACAGAAACTCACTCATCCATCAGGAATCTTGAGATGCAAGTTGGTCAATTGGAAAATATGTTACAAAGTAGGCCTCAAGGAAATTTGCCAAGTAATACAGAGGTGAATCCTAAAGAGCAGTGCAATGCAATCTCTTTGAGGAGTGGGAAGAAGTTGGAAGAGCCAGTCAAGAAGTCTATACCAGCACCAAAAGTTGAAGTTGAGAATGAGGGTAAGGTAGAAGAAGAGGTTATTGAAGACCTTGAGAAGAATCAGTCACCA aggaagatggaTGATTATGAGACGGTGGtgctcactgaagagtgcagtgccATTCTGCAAAGAAAGCTTCCTCAGAAACTaagagatcctgggagtttcacaATACCCTGCACTATTGGGAAGTTTGAGAGTATGAATGCTctatgtgatttgggggcgagcATTAATCTAATGCCGCTTTCTGTGTTCAGAAGATTGAAGCTTGGGGAAGCAAGACCTACAACAGTGACTCTTCAATTGGCAGACAGATCAATAGCACATCCtcggggtattattgaagatgttttGGTAAAAGTGGACAA agttgatgtggtgaATGATTGTCAAGATTCAattggtaaaaagaagaagaaggccaAAGAATGA